The segment TTCTTTACGGCCCAACTGCTCAAGCACTTGCTCGGCCAATGAAATGGCAGTGCCGCTTGGTGCATCTTTTTTTGCGGTGTGGTGGATCTCCTTGAGTGTTACTTCGTAATTACTTTGCGGTGCCATCAATTGCGCCAGACGCTTATTCACTTCAAAGAAAATGTTTACACCCACGCTGAAGTTGCTCGCAACAATTAATCCTGTGCGTGCCGCTTCGGCAATGGCTTTTGCTTCATCCAGTTTTTCTAACCAACCGGTAGAACCACAAACTACAGGCACAGCTTGTTGCAAACAGAAAGTTACATTCTTAAAGGCAGTATGCGGACTTGTAAACTCGATCACCACATCTGCTTTCTTTATATTTTCAGGAGTAAGATCGTGCAGGTTATCTGCATCAATGATCAATACAGCTTCGTGGCCACGTTCTTTTGCAATTTCATGGATGGCTTTTCCCATTTTCCCATAACCGATCAGCGCTATGTTCATCTAAATAGTTGGTTTGATTTTTTATAACGATGACCGTTGTGGAAACAATCATCTTGCTGAATTATTCTTTCCAAAGGTAAAGACTAATCCAACTGACGCCTGTTTGGTTACAGGATTTATAGTAGGGTTCACCCGCATCGACAGATCATCTGATACTTCAAACGCTTTCAAATGACCATCAACTGTAGCATCCACCACATTCAATCCCCACAAAAGAATAAAGATCAATACAGAATAATCAACATACTGTCTTACACCAATACGGTATTGCCGCACTGATTCGGCATCAACAGGTTGAAATTTTGGCTTAATGAGATAGTCGTTCGATGCAATGGTATCAACCTTATAACGGTAGGCATCTCTTGCATCAATATATTCTTTGCGGTTGTAAATAAAGAAACCTGCTGCAGTGCCTAATGCACCATACACAATGGGAATCTTCCAGTATTTTTTATTGTAGGCTTGTCCCCAGCCCGGAATAATTGCAGAACGGATGGTTGCTTTGCGTGGCGAGTGTTCTGCTTTCTTTTTGATTGTGTCAACAGCCGGGTTTTTTATGGTATCTGTTTGCACAGAAGCCACAACCGGTTTAACTGCAGCAGTATCCTGTGCATTAACAGCGTGCAGTAAACCAAACGAGATGAGTATAAGAAA is part of the Lacibacter sediminis genome and harbors:
- a CDS encoding DUF5683 domain-containing protein — its product is MRHLFFLILISFGLLHAVNAQDTAAVKPVVASVQTDTIKNPAVDTIKKKAEHSPRKATIRSAIIPGWGQAYNKKYWKIPIVYGALGTAAGFFIYNRKEYIDARDAYRYKVDTIASNDYLIKPKFQPVDAESVRQYRIGVRQYVDYSVLIFILLWGLNVVDATVDGHLKAFEVSDDLSMRVNPTINPVTKQASVGLVFTFGKNNSAR
- the dapB gene encoding 4-hydroxy-tetrahydrodipicolinate reductase — encoded protein: MNIALIGYGKMGKAIHEIAKERGHEAVLIIDADNLHDLTPENIKKADVVIEFTSPHTAFKNVTFCLQQAVPVVCGSTGWLEKLDEAKAIAEAARTGLIVASNFSVGVNIFFEVNKRLAQLMAPQSNYEVTLKEIHHTAKKDAPSGTAISLAEQVLEQLGRKEKWVNEVSAHPGDLSIISERIDPAPGTHHVKYSSAIDDIEIIHTAHNRTGFALGAVLAAEFLKDKTGFFGMKEVLNL